The Apostichopus japonicus isolate 1M-3 chromosome 20, ASM3797524v1, whole genome shotgun sequence genome contains a region encoding:
- the LOC139961234 gene encoding DNA replication licensing factor mcm5-like, with product MSGFDDAGVFFSDNFTLDDGQDANQVNRTSYQRRFKDFLRKFHDANFTYKYRDELKRHYNLHQFWLHISLEDLASFDEELAGKLQKQPTEFLPLFEAAAKEMADEVTQPRPEGEEEIEDIQIMISSDANPVSIRHLKSDQISNLVKIPGIVISASSIRAKATKITLQCRSCKNFMPNLPINPGLEGYVMPRRCNTDQGGRPKCPLDPFFIVPDKCKCVDFQILKLQESPEVVPNGEMPRHMQLYCDRDLCERVVPGNRVTVIGVYSIKKAGAVSKRTRKDKVAVGIRNPYIRVIGIEVDTEGQGRSTFAPVTPQEEEEFRRVAADPNVYETIAKSIAPSIYGSIDIKKAIACLLLGGSRKRLPDGLVRRGDINLLLLGDPGTAKSQLLKFVEKVSPIGVYTSGKGSSAAGLTASVMRDPSTRNFVMEGGAMVLADGGVVCIDEFDKMREDDRVAIHEAMEQQTISIAKAGITTTLNSRTSVLAAANSVYGRWDDTKGDDNIDFMPTILSRFDMIFIVKDEHNEAKDMRLAKHVMNVHVNAKQMTYQPAEGEISLNFLKKFIGYVRSNCGPRISDKAASKLKNRYVLMRSGTRAHEMETDKKTSIPITVRQLEAIIRISESLAKMELKPFANENHVEEALRLFQVSTLEAARTGNLAGVEGFTTQEDQEELGRIEKQLKRRFAIGTQVSEHCIVQDFLRQKYPERSIFKVIHLMIRRGEIQYRMQRKMLYRMK from the exons ATGTCTGGATTCGATGATGCAGGTGTCTTTTTCTCGGACAATTTTACGTTAGACGATGGGCAAGATGCAAACCAAGTCAACAGAACCTCATATCAAAGACGTTTCAAAGATTTTCTGAGGAAGTTTCACGATGCAAATTTTACATACAAGTATCG TGATGAACTGAAGCGCCACTACAACTTACACCAGTTTTGGCTACATATCAGCTTAGAAGATTTAGCCAGCTTTGATGAAGAGCTTGCAGGAAAACTTCAAAAGCAGCCAACAGAGTTCCTACCTCTG TTTGAAGCTGCTGCCAAAGAGATGGCGGATGAAGTAACCCAGCCTAGACCAGAGGGAGAGGAAGAAATTGAAGATATCCAGATCATGATATCATCGGATGCTAATCCAGTCTCCATCAGACATCTGAAG TCTGATCAGATTTCCAATCTGGTGAAAATACCTGGTATCGTTATTTCAGCATCTTCTATTCGCGCCAAGGCAACCAAGATAACCCTTCAGTGCCGTAGCTGCAAAAATTTCATGCCGAACCTGCCAATCAATCCAGGCCTAGAGGGTTATGTGATGCCCAGGAGATGTAACAC TGACCAAGGTGGACGCCCCAAGTGCCCCCTCGATCCTTTCTTCATCGTTCCTGACAAATGCAAGTGTGTGGATTTCCAGATACTGAAGCTGCAAGAGTCTCCTGAGGTTGTACCGAATGGCGAGATGCCTCGTCACATGCAACTATACTGTGACAg GGATCTTTGTGAGAGAGTTGTGCCTGGAAACAGAGTGACTGTTATTGGAGTATACTCAATCAAGAAAGCTGGTGCTGTTTCTAAG AGGACAAGGAAGGATAAAGTAGCCGTTGGAATCCGTAATCCATACATTCGTGTGATTGGCATTGAGGTTGACACAGAAGGCCAGGGGCGTAGCACCTTTGCTCCTGTTACACCACAAGAGGAAGAGGAATTCCGAAGAGTAGCAGCAGATCCAAATGTCTATGAAACCATCGCAAAGAGCATCGCACCGTCCATATATGGCAGTATTG ATATCAAGAAAGCCATCGCCTGTTTGCTGCTGGGTGGATCTCGTAAACGTCTACCAGATGGTCTAGTCAGGAGAGGTGACATCAATCTATTGTTGCTAGGAGATCCTGGTACAGCCAAAAGTCAACTTCTCAAATTTGTGGAGAAAGTATCACCAATTGGG GTCTATACATCTGGCAAGGGGAGCAGTGCTGCTGGTTTGACTGCATCTGTCATGAGGGATCCTTCCACT CGTAACTTCGTAATGGAAGGTGGTGCAATGGTGTTGGCCGACGGAGGTGTCGTATGCATAGACGAGTTTGATAAAATGCGGGAAGACGACCGTGTCGCTATTCACGAGGCCATGGAACAACAAACGATATCCATTGCGAAAGCTGGTATAACCACCACTTTGAACTCAAGGACTTCGGTTCTGGCAGCTGCGAATTCTGTCTACGGTAGATGGGACGACACTAAAGGAGATGAC AATATTGACTTTATGCCAACTATTCTCTCCCGTTTTGACATGATTTTCATCGTAAAAGATGAACACAATGAAGCCAAAGATATG CGTTTGGCTAAACACGTTATGAACGTCCATGTCAATGCAAAGCAAATGACTTACCAGCCAGCCGAAGGAGAGATAAGCCTCAACTTTCTCAAGAAGTTTATTGGATATGTAAGAAG CAACTGCGGACCGAGAATATCGGATAAAGCAGCGAGTAAGTTGAAGAACCGCTACGTCCTCATGAGAAGCGGAACCAGAGCTCACGAGATGGAGACTGATAAGAAAACAAGTATTCCTATTACCGTCAG GCAACTGGAAGCCATTATACGTATATCTGAATCCCTTGCAAAGATGGAGTTAAAACCTTTTGCGAATGAAAACCACGTCGAGGAGGCCCTACGTCTCTTCCAAGTGTCCACATTGGAAGCAGCAAGGACTGGGAATTTAGCTG GTGTAGAGGGATTCACCACTCAAGAAGATCAAGAAGAGCTGGGACGGATTGAGAAACAGCTGAAACGGCGGTTTGCCATCGGCACACAAGTCTCGGAACACTGCATAGTACAAGACTTTCTGAGACAG AAATACCCGGAAAGAAGCATCTTTAAGGTGATTCACCTGATGATTAGAAGAGGAGAGATTCAGTACAGAATGCAGAGGAAGATGCTGTATCGAATGAAGTAA